The DNA region GCGAGACGCTGTCCGAGCTGGACGTCGACTACGCTGTAACCAGCGACGGCGGAGCGGACAGCCACGCGATGTACCAGTTTCCGATCCCCGCCGACGGTGTCCGCGACATCCTCGCCCGCCTTCACGATTCGGGAGTCCACGAAGAGAACTACACCGTCATCAGCGACGCGGAGGCCGCCCTGACGCCGAACGTCGATAAACTGCAGGAGCGCTACGCGCAGGACTTCACCCCTCTCTCGTCGTTCAGCCTCCGCGCGAAGGCACGGTCGCTCAGCCGTGACACGTACTCGTTCGTCTGGATGATTTTCCTCAGCGCCGTCATCGCCACCGCCGGTCTGCTCATCGACTCGCCGGCCGTCGTCGTCGGCGCGATGGTCATCGCGCCGTTCGTCGGTCCCATCCTCACCACCGGCGTCGGGGCGACGACCGAGGACTGGCGGATGGCCATCGACGGCCTCTGGCTGCAGGTGCTCGGAATCGTGGTGAGCGTGGTCGGTTCGGCGGTCACGGCGTACACGTTCAAATCACTCGCTCTCGTCCCGGCGACGCTCGCGCCGGCGAGCATCGAACTCATCACCCTCCGACTCGCGCCGAGCGCCGTCGCCGTCGTCGTCGGACTGGCCGCCGGAGCCGCGGCGACGTTCGGCATCACCACCGAGGGACCACTATCGCTCATCGGCGTGATGATCGCGGCGGCGCTCATCCCCGCCGCGGGCGTCGTGGGCATCGGTATCGCCTGGGCGACTCCCGTCATCGCCGTCGGGACGCTGTTGCTCCTCGCCGTCACGGTGCTCGCCATCAACGTCGCAATGTTCGTCACGCTGTGGGTGATGGACTACCGCCCGACCCGCTCGGGACTCGCCGATTACGTTTCCGGCGACCGGATGAACACCCTCGTCGTCACAGTCGCGGCGATCGCCCTCGTCGTCTCCGTCGGCGTCGTCACCGCCGCCACCGCCCAGCAGGTCGGCTACCAGCGGACGGTGAACGAGCAGGTCCAGGAGGTGCTCGGGCAGGACCGGTACAGCGATCTGCAGGCGACGAGCGTCACCGTGCAGTACGCCTACCCCGTCGGCTTCACCGACCGCGAGACGGTGACGGTCACGGTCTCGCGAACGGCCGACCGCTCCTACCCGTCGCTGCCGAGTGATCTACAGCAACAGATACGCGCGGCGACGGACCAAAATCCCGTCGTCCGCGTCCGGTTCGTCGACTACGCGCAGACGAACTACTCGTCGTCGACGTCGCCCGCTAACTCGTCGGCCACCGCTTCCACGTCGTCACCGACGCTCGTGGCCGGAATCACGTCGACGGCGGCGACGTAGTCGCCGTCGGTCAAGTCCATCACGATGACGCCCATCGTGTTGCGGCCGTACTTCGAGATGTCGTCGACGCGGGTGCGCATTATCTGGCCGTCCTCGCTCATGACGAGCAGGTGGTCGCCGGAGGCGACGGCGTCGATCGCGCAGACGGTCCCGTTGCGGTCGTTGGTCTTGATGTCGATGAGACCCTTGCCATTTCTCGACTGCTTGCGGTAGTCTTCGAGGTCGCTGCGCTTGCCGTAGCCGTTCTGCGTCACCGTCAGGAGCCAGTCGTGTTGGCCCGGGTCGACGGCGGCGACGCCCGCGACGACGTCGCCGTCGGTCAGTTGGATGCCGCGGACACCGCGGGCGCTGCGGCCCATCGCGCGGACCTCGTCCTCGTCGAAGCGGATGCTCATGCCGCCCTCGGTGGCGATGACCAAATCCCGCTCGCCGTCCGTCACCTCGACGTCGGTGAGTTCGTCGCCGTCTTCGAGGCGAATCGCCCGGATGCCCGTCGAGAGGATGTTCGCGAAGTCGTCGACGGCGGTCCGCTTGGCGTAGCCGTCGCGGGTGACCATCGTGAGGAACTCGTCGTCGTCCATCTCGTCGGTGTTGACGACGGCCGTGATCTCCTCGTTCTCGTCGAGGTCGAGGAGATTGACCGCCGACTTCCCGCGGGCGGTCCGGCTCATCTCCGGTATCTGGTAGGTCTTCAGCTGATAGACCTGCCCGTGGGTGGTGAAGACGAGCAGGTAGTCGTGGGTGTTCGCGAAGAAAACGGAGGAAACGCGGTCTCCCTCCTTGAGGTCTGTCCCGATGACACCCTTCCCGCCGCGGCCCTGCGCGCGGAACTCGGCGGCGGGCATCCGCTTGATGTAGTCGCCCTCGGAGACGACGACGACCATGTCCTCCTGCGGGATGAGGTCCTCGCGGGTGACGCTGCCGGTGTCCTCGATGAAGCTCGTCCGGCGCTCGTCGCCGTACTCCTCTTTCACCTCGCGGAGCTCGTCCTTGATGACGCCGAGCAGTTCGGACTCGTTGTCGAGAATCTCGTTGAGGCGGGCGATGGTCGCCTGCACCTCCTCGTACTCGTCTTCGATGGCCTCGGCCTCCATCGAGGTCAGCGAACCGAGTTGCATCGAGACGATGTGGTCGACCTGCGCCTCGGAGAAGTCGTAGACTTCCATCAGCGCTTCCTTCGCGTCGTCGCGGCTCTCGGAGTCGCGGATGAGGTCGACGACCTCCTCGACGTGTTCGAGCGCGGTCAGTCGCCCTTCGAGGATGTGCGCGCGGTCCTCGGCCTCTTCGAGGTCGTACTCGCTGCGGCGACGCACGACCTCGCGGCGGTGTCTGATGTACTCTTCGAGCGTCTCCTTGAGGGTGAGAACCCCTGGTTCGCCGTCGACCAGCGCGAGGTTGATGACGCCGAACGTCGTTTCGAGGTGGTGTTCGAGCAGTTGGTTTTTGACGACTTCCGGGATGGCGTCGCGCTTCAGTTCGACGACGACGCGAATCCCGTCGCGGTCGGACTCGTCGCGCAGGTCGCGGACGCCCTCTATCTTCCCCTCGTTGACGTTGTCGGCGATGCGCTCGACGAGCCGCGCCTTGTTCTGCTGGAACGGCAGTTCCGTGATGACGATGCGCTCGTCGTCTTCGACCTCGAACTCCGCGCGGACGCGGATGCGGCCGCGACCCGTCTTGTACGCCTGGTGAACCGTGTTCCGGCCGACGATGTTCGCGCCCGTCGGGAAATCCGGCCCCTTCACGAACTCCATGAGGTCTTCGACGGTGCAGTCGGGGTTGTCGATGAGGTGGACCGTCGCGTCGATGACCTCGCCGAGGTTGTGCGGCGGGATGTTGGTGGACATCCCGACGGCGATACCCGACGATCCGTTCACGAGCAGGTTCGGGAACGCCGACGGGAGGACGTCGGGCTCCTGCAGGCGGTCGTCGTAGTTCGCGCGGTAGTCGACGGTGTCCTTCTCAATGTCGGCGAGCAGTTCCTCGGCGATGGCGGACATGCGCGCCTCCGTGTACCGCATCGCCGCCGGCGGGTCGCCGTCGACGGAGCCGAAGTTGCCCTGGCCGTCGACGAGCGGGTAGCGCATCGAGAAGTCCTGTGCCATCCGCGCGAGCGCGTCGTAGATCGCCGAGTCGCCGTGGGGATGGTAGTCACCCATCGTCTCGCCGACGATGGAGGAGCTCTTTCGATGGCTGGAGCGCGAGGTGACGCCCGCCTCGTGCATCGCGTAGAGGATGCGGCGGTGGACGGGTTTGAGTCCGTCGCGGACGTCCGGGAGCGCGCGTCCGGCGATGACCGACATCGCGTAGTCGATGTACGACTGCTCCATCTCGTCTTCGATGCGTGCGGTCTGGACGCTCGCGGCCTCCGCGTTCACGTCCGGGTCGGGGAATTCTGAACTCATATGTTAGAGTAGATGTGTTTGTTTAGATGTCCACCCACTCGGCGTCGGTGGCGTGTTCCTTGATGAACTGTTTCCGCGGTTCGACGGCGTCGCCCATCAGCACGTTGAACATGCGGTCTGCTTGGGCGGCGTCTTCGATGGTTATCTGCTTGAGGATGCGGTTGTCGGGGTCCATCGTCGTCTCCCACAGTTGCTCGGGGTTCATCTCGCCGAGCCCCTTGAACCGCTGGATGCGCGTCGGATTGCCGTTGCACTTCTCCTCGATGATGCGCTCGCGTTCTTCCTCCGTCATCGCGTCGTACGTCTCGCCGCGGTAGCGGATGCGGTACAGCGGTGGCTGTGCCGCGTAGACGTAGCCCGCCTCCAGAAGCGGCTTCATGTGGCGGTACAGAAGCGTCAACAGCAGCGTCCGGATGTGCGCGCCGTCGACGTCGGCGTCGGTCATCAGGATGACCTTGTGGTAGCGAGCGTTCTCGATGTCGAACTCCTCGCCGATACCCGCGCCGATGGCCGTGATGAGCGCGCGCACCTCGTTGTTCTCCAGAATCCGGTCCAGCCGGTGTTTTTCGACGTTGAGAATCTTCCCGCGGAGCGGGAGAATCGCCTGATTGTGCCGGTCGCGGCCCTGCTTCGCACTGCCGCCCGCGGAGTCGCCCTCCACGAGGAACAGTTCGGACTCGCTGGGCTCGCGCGTCTGGCAGTCGGCGAGTTTGCCGGGGAGCGCCGTCGATTCGAGCGCGCTCTTGCGGCGCGTCAGTTCCTCGGCCTTCTTGGCGGCCTTTCGCGCTTTCGCTGCTTCGGCGGCTTTGCGGATTATCGCCTGTGCCGTGGCCGGGTTCTCCTCGAAGTACGTCGAGAGGCGTTTGTGCGTCGCGCTCTCGACGATACCGCGGACTTCGGAGTTGCCCAACTTGGTCTTGGTCTGGCCCTCGAACTGCGGGTCTGGGTGCTTGATCGAGATGACCGCGGTGAGCCCTTCGCGGACGTCCTCGCCGCGGAGGTTGTCGTCCAAGTCGTCGATGAGCCCCTGCTGGTTCGCGTAGTCGTTGACGACGCGGGTGAGCGCAGTCTTGAACCCGGTCAGGTGTGTGCCGCCCTCGCGGGTGTTGATGTTGTTGGCGAAGGCGTGGATGGAGCCCTGCAGTTCGTCGGTCGCCTGCATGGCGAGTTCGACCTGGATGTTCTGGTCCTCGTCGTCGAAGTACACGACGTCGTCGTGGAGCGCGGTCTTCGTCTCGTTGAGGTACTCGACGAACTCGCGGATGCCGCCGTCGTAGTAGAACGTCTCCGAGTCGCCCGAGCGCTCGTCGGTGAGCGTGATCTCGACGCCGGAGTTCAGGAAGGCGAGTTCGCGGAGGCGGGTGGCGAGCGTCGAGAAGTCGAACTCCGTCGTCTCGAAGATGTCGGAGTCGGGCCAGAACTGAATCGTCGTTCCGGTGGTCTCGTCGGCTTCGAGGTCGCGGACGCGCTCGAACTCGCCTTCCTCGGGTTCGCCGTGGTCGAAGCGGTGGCGGAAGACGCCGCCGTCGCGCTTGATCTCGACCTCCAGCGAGTGCGAGAGCGCGTTGACGACGGAGACGCCGACGCCGTGCAGTCCGCCGGAGACCTGGTAGGATTTGTTGTCGAACTTCCCGCCGGCGTGGAGGACGGTCATGATGACCTCGACCGCCGGACGCTCGTACTGTTCGTGGGTGTCGACCGGGATGCCCCGGCCGTTATCGGAGACGGAGACGGAGTTGTCCTCGTGAATCGTCACCTCGATGGTGTCACAGTGGCCTGCGAGGGCCTCGTCGATGGAGTTGTCGACGACTTCGTAGACGAGATGATGCAGTCCACGAACGTCTGTAGAACCGATGTACATCGCCGGACGTTTCCGGACGGCTTGCAGGCCCTCGAGGACCTGGATCTGCCCGGCGCCGTACTCGCTGTCTTGGGACATAGAATCTATCTCAGCTAAGATACCGCCCTCCTTAAAGCCCTCGCACGCGCGGGCGCGCAAACACCAAATGAACCACAGAGGCTGAATCAACCCCTGAGTTCGGACACGCAGTTCCTCGACGGGGCGTCTCCATTCGTCGCCTCCGCGTCGGGTTCGACGCGTCGATACGGATGGTCGCCCTCGAATCGTTTTCGGGTGAGAGGATGCTCGAAACGCCCGCATCTCTCGGGCGTTCGAAGTGGTCTCACGTAGGCCCGTAGAGGGGTGTTTCGACCACCGAACCCCTGGGGGTGGACCCGTGACGACCGGACTCTTCGGGAATTGTACTACTCTCACGAACGTGAGTGTTTACGAGAGCAACATTTGTGTGTGTGTGAACGCCTCCCTCACCGCGCTTTTCACTTTCACCCCGGTCCCGAACACGTTTTAAGCGTCCCGTTGATATCAGCGTTCACAGAATGACCTCGTTTCAGTCGACACTCGGCGACGAGGCGGGAATCGCCGACGAGCTGGCCGAGAACCAGCGGGCGATCTCCATCGCCGAGTTCTTCGAGAAGAACAAACACATGCTCGGCTTCGACAGCGGGGCCAGAGGGCTGGTCACCGCCGTCAAGGAGGCCGTCGACAACGCCCTCGACGCCACCGAAGAAGCCGAAATCGCCCCCGATATCTACGTCGAAATCGCCGAAGCCGGCGACTACTACCGCCTCGTCGTCGAGGACAACGGCCCGGGCATCACCAAAGAGCAGGTCCCGAAGGTGTTCGGGAAACTGCTCTACGGCTCTCGGTTCCACGCCCGCGAACAGTCGCGCGGGCAGCAGGGTATCGGTATCTCCGCGGCCGTCCTCTACTCGCAGTTGACGAGCGGGAAACCCGCCAAAATCACCTCCAGAACCCAAGGCAACGCCGAGGCGCAGTACTTCGAACTCGTCGTCGACACCGACAAGAACGACCCCGAGATTCGCGAATCCCGCGAGACGTCGTGGGACCGCCCGCACGGCACGCGCATCGAACTGGAGATGGAGGCGAACATGCGCGCGCGCCAGCAACTGCACGACTACATCAAGCACACGGCGGTCGTCAACCCCCACGCGCGCTTCGAACTCCGTGAACCGGGACTCGACGCGCCCCTCAAATTCGAGCGCGCGACCGACCAACTGCCCGCCAAGACCGAGGAGATTCGTCCGCACCCCCACGGCGTCGAACTCGGGACGCTCCTGAAGATGCTCGGTGCGACGGACTCGTACTCGATTTCGGGCTTCCTCCAGGAGGAGTTCACCCGCGTCGGGCAGAAAACGGCG from Haloprofundus halobius includes:
- the gyrA gene encoding DNA gyrase subunit A; the encoded protein is MSSEFPDPDVNAEAASVQTARIEDEMEQSYIDYAMSVIAGRALPDVRDGLKPVHRRILYAMHEAGVTSRSSHRKSSSIVGETMGDYHPHGDSAIYDALARMAQDFSMRYPLVDGQGNFGSVDGDPPAAMRYTEARMSAIAEELLADIEKDTVDYRANYDDRLQEPDVLPSAFPNLLVNGSSGIAVGMSTNIPPHNLGEVIDATVHLIDNPDCTVEDLMEFVKGPDFPTGANIVGRNTVHQAYKTGRGRIRVRAEFEVEDDERIVITELPFQQNKARLVERIADNVNEGKIEGVRDLRDESDRDGIRVVVELKRDAIPEVVKNQLLEHHLETTFGVINLALVDGEPGVLTLKETLEEYIRHRREVVRRRSEYDLEEAEDRAHILEGRLTALEHVEEVVDLIRDSESRDDAKEALMEVYDFSEAQVDHIVSMQLGSLTSMEAEAIEDEYEEVQATIARLNEILDNESELLGVIKDELREVKEEYGDERRTSFIEDTGSVTREDLIPQEDMVVVVSEGDYIKRMPAAEFRAQGRGGKGVIGTDLKEGDRVSSVFFANTHDYLLVFTTHGQVYQLKTYQIPEMSRTARGKSAVNLLDLDENEEITAVVNTDEMDDDEFLTMVTRDGYAKRTAVDDFANILSTGIRAIRLEDGDELTDVEVTDGERDLVIATEGGMSIRFDEDEVRAMGRSARGVRGIQLTDGDVVAGVAAVDPGQHDWLLTVTQNGYGKRSDLEDYRKQSRNGKGLIDIKTNDRNGTVCAIDAVASGDHLLVMSEDGQIMRTRVDDISKYGRNTMGVIVMDLTDGDYVAAVDVIPATSVGDDVEAVADELAGDVDDE
- a CDS encoding DUF389 domain-containing protein; the protein is MRVIHLFVSADEREQVSETLSELDVDYAVTSDGGADSHAMYQFPIPADGVRDILARLHDSGVHEENYTVISDAEAALTPNVDKLQERYAQDFTPLSSFSLRAKARSLSRDTYSFVWMIFLSAVIATAGLLIDSPAVVVGAMVIAPFVGPILTTGVGATTEDWRMAIDGLWLQVLGIVVSVVGSAVTAYTFKSLALVPATLAPASIELITLRLAPSAVAVVVGLAAGAAATFGITTEGPLSLIGVMIAAALIPAAGVVGIGIAWATPVIAVGTLLLLAVTVLAINVAMFVTLWVMDYRPTRSGLADYVSGDRMNTLVVTVAAIALVVSVGVVTAATAQQVGYQRTVNEQVQEVLGQDRYSDLQATSVTVQYAYPVGFTDRETVTVTVSRTADRSYPSLPSDLQQQIRAATDQNPVVRVRFVDYAQTNYSSSTSPANSSATASTSSPTLVAGITSTAAT
- the gyrB gene encoding DNA topoisomerase (ATP-hydrolyzing) subunit B — its product is MSQDSEYGAGQIQVLEGLQAVRKRPAMYIGSTDVRGLHHLVYEVVDNSIDEALAGHCDTIEVTIHEDNSVSVSDNGRGIPVDTHEQYERPAVEVIMTVLHAGGKFDNKSYQVSGGLHGVGVSVVNALSHSLEVEIKRDGGVFRHRFDHGEPEEGEFERVRDLEADETTGTTIQFWPDSDIFETTEFDFSTLATRLRELAFLNSGVEITLTDERSGDSETFYYDGGIREFVEYLNETKTALHDDVVYFDDEDQNIQVELAMQATDELQGSIHAFANNINTREGGTHLTGFKTALTRVVNDYANQQGLIDDLDDNLRGEDVREGLTAVISIKHPDPQFEGQTKTKLGNSEVRGIVESATHKRLSTYFEENPATAQAIIRKAAEAAKARKAAKKAEELTRRKSALESTALPGKLADCQTREPSESELFLVEGDSAGGSAKQGRDRHNQAILPLRGKILNVEKHRLDRILENNEVRALITAIGAGIGEEFDIENARYHKVILMTDADVDGAHIRTLLLTLLYRHMKPLLEAGYVYAAQPPLYRIRYRGETYDAMTEEERERIIEEKCNGNPTRIQRFKGLGEMNPEQLWETTMDPDNRILKQITIEDAAQADRMFNVLMGDAVEPRKQFIKEHATDAEWVDI